A segment of the Dermacentor andersoni chromosome 5, qqDerAnde1_hic_scaffold, whole genome shotgun sequence genome:
GAAAGATAATGTGGATATGATCTGAATTTGTGAAACAGAGTTAGAAATTAAGCGAAAATTGCAGTACAAGCACAAGAGTAAGGTTACCAGCAATGAACGCGTGGTACGACGATGTTTTAGTAATTTGTTCAGAGGGGACTTAGACAAAGAAGACGAAACAGGAAGTTCAGTGTTCTTGCGCTAACAAGCACCATCTGAAGATGGCTATTGAGGAAAATTGACGTTAAGCTTGAAAGGTATGCTCCTTGCTATCAGTTTGGAACCGTGTAAACGTCATCAGAAGAGGTGAATGGACGACAGCCACGTGCCTGGTGAAATTTAGGGACGTGCAAACACCATAGTGTGAGAGACATGCTTTTGTTTGGTCGTCACAAAGTCAGCCTTTCTGTAGTGCAACAGCACGGCGATTTGCAATGAAAAACGATTATGGTATGATTCCAAACTGTGAGCAGCGGGGTTAAACTTGATCAACGTTCTAGAACTGCTTTAACGTCTTCATTGCACCCTAATGGGCAGCGCAAATGgcagtgggaaaaaaaaaaaaatatatggctGGCTCCAGTCTCAAAGCATTCATGTTCCATGCACTCTCGCGAAAGGTGCGACCTCCATTAAAACTTGCCAAACATCAAGCATTATCAGAGATAAAAAATTATCGGCTTCCGCtatgttgttgcctcaaaacatgacTCGTAGTATGACGCGCGTGCACATGTCATGGTGTTGGGGCACCCCAAACTTTGAGGCGCTGACCCAAAGCGTGCTAGACGGTGAGCCCTGGTCATCAGTGTCAGTGTGGACAGCAACAAAATTTTACGTACACATCGCTCTCATTATGACACATCTGTGTCCAACCCAAAGTTCTCCAAAATTCAAGATTCAGTTTCCAGTTAACAGCCACATCACAGCACCATCattacccgccatggtggcttgcTATAAGCACGACGTCGCAGGATAGAATCCCGGTCgcgacggccacatttcgatgggggtaaaatgcaaaaacgcccgggtgccgtgcatcgggtgcactttagagaaccccaggtagtcgaaattaatccgtagtcgcacactacagcgtgcttcataacctgatcatggttttggcacgtaaaatccctgAATTTATTTAATTTTCACCGCAACCTTCTTCACCGCACTGCGTGAGTTAGATCAGAATACTGTGACCTTCCCCTGACAATGACATAATTCTCCTATATCGTCTTCAGTGTTGCTACCATCTGCTTGTTTTATACACTCAGAAACGTAAAAAGACCAGATCTCTACGGCAAGAAATTTTCATTTCCGCGGGTGAACCTTTGTAATACTTacgctcttttttcttcctttctgtttGTATTATTAGCATTTGTGTTGTTTCTAATTTTTGCAGCTACTCACCGTGCACGCATCTTTTTTGCCTTCTTTATGCCCAGCGCAGAGTTGCTCCCTGCTCACGCGGATGGACTTTTTCGCCTCGCTGTAAAGCCCATTGCACTGTCCGTTGCTCATTAGCTGCACCTCCACCTTCTGGAGGACGTCCGTCATGTATGCACTGAGGCTCTCGTCCTTGAAAGAGTCTGCAATATAACAATACATTCATATCGGTCACTTAATGAAGCAAggatattaattttttttttcaacacattTCATGAGAACGAAAGTTCGTGTTTAATGCTGCGCGTTTCACAGATAGCGGAAGGAATGTTCTGAGCAACTAGAGGAGAAATTAATTTTGTTGAAGGTAAAAGCGTAATAGTTACAATATATCTGAGTTCTGTTGAATTTATTAGAATAAACAGGTAATTAGCAGCGAGGTGTGGAACTCTCGTTCAAAACTATGCTTGATGTTGAGAATGAAGATCCATGAGGATTTATGGCGCATGGGACCGTTGTGGCCGTATAAGCTtataaacactcgcttactagctaaattaacaagcaacgTGTCACGCAGgcccaagcaaacatgaacacatcttactcAATAACCGTGCACACTCGTTATCCAAAACCCTGGAGGGAGAAAGCGTGGCAGTAGCAGCGGGCGAATTGACTTTCGTTCTGCCTCTCgtttcaatgcgaactaagcggtgagaagAGAGCGCAGTCGAAGCACACGAGCCCACGGTGCACCTAGACTGTACtcattgcagatcactttcaagatagggccctgGCGGCCGCCAGAGCAGAACGCTCCCCCCTGCCCCTgttgccttgcgcgcgacgaaagacggcgcgcttcctctccgctttccttccttgtgcgcgcgagattgaaccgccatcgtcggctcaccctcgcaaactttcactcgcacatacgcactcgcatacggcgcgcggcgacgatgttatcgcccttggactttatattgAACACAATGGCGAAGGCGAGGGCAGAAATGCGGcgggaatgtccatataattgctttcgcaataaaatataAAAGAAGGCAGCGCCTACGATGGCGGGATTCTAACGTGGCTGCTTCGGTGTAGCAGCCAGACGCTCTATCCATTTGGCAACAGCAGGAAGCACGAAAGACACTCTTTCAAATCAGTGACGGCCTGGTCGGTTGAGCGAAAACCCAACGCGCACAGAAGGGTGGCGTCATCTGGCACTGGGTTCGCGAGGCTTCTGCGTTGCTTGGTTGCCGTCACTTGGCGGCGTCCAAAAACACGCAAGCACGAAAGGTGCTCATTACACACACTGGCATTTTCCCTTATTCAGCAGAAACTTAACGCGCATGGAATGGTGGCGTCACGGGATGATGGAGTTAAGAGGCTTCTGAATCACATGGGTGGCGTCAATTGGCGGCAGATGAAAAACACAAACGCAAAGGGCCGTGGACTGTAAGGTCATAAATCACGCTTGATCTCGGAGGCCTTGGAAAGGCGCTCGCTGCACATGACGTCATGTCAGCATTTCGCACGTTGAGCAAGAACGCAAGGCACCCTGAAGGGTTGCGTATTTATTAGAAGAGGGGCGTAACCTGATGGCTTAACCTGATGGTGAAGCTAAGTAGCTTCTACATCACCTGGCTGACGTCACATGGTGGTGGGCAGAAAACAGTTCTGTGGCTGAGGCCTAAGAGACACATTGAGGCACACGTGTTTATTAAAGCTTTCTTTGTAGCGTCAGAAAGTTAGGTGCTTTTTTGGTGATGGCACTGTATTTTGGTTCTGCAAGGTTCACCGTCATGTCTGAGGAGGGTTCTGGGACGCGTTCACCGTCTAAACCCGCCAGACATCCAGTATAATGAAGCGCCATATCGTCTTACCGAGTCAGCGAATCTTCGCTTCCGTTGATTCGCACAGTGCGTTTTATCTGCATGAGCTTTTTCTTCCAATTCAGCGCTGCCGCATGAGCGTGCTGAACAAAGATAGTGGGTAAGTATCCTCTTTGACGGAACAAAATATCCGGCTGTCTCATCCAAAGCAACCCTGTGCACGAGCGGCTGTTAACATATGAGATCTCTTTCAGTATTGCTGCCACCACATCCGCGCGGAAGACACGTGACCTAATCCTGCTTTAACCGGTTCTAACCGGCTCAATCTCGAGTCACAAGGTTGTGAACTGAGCTCTTCCTACAAGCACAGGTTCCGGATTACGaccgaaagaagaaaaacaatctGCAAGCCGTTCATTACAGGCGCGGTCGTTAGCGCATATAGAATGCCGGATGCAATGGAATTGGAGCTTGACCTTCCTGATAAGATCGCTTTGTGACTAAAAGGCGCAGACTAAACCATGTGCGGATGCTTTTCCCAGAGTAAGGACAAATATGCGTCTGCTTTAGAGAAGGACATAGTCAAGCTTCCTTTCCATACTCTGTCACATATTTAGGTTCAGCCCTTGTATTCCtcagaaaagaaaattgatgAGCAGTAACAAGGTTTACTAGTTATGGTCATGCGCAGCTAAATCACAAGAGCAGTATTAAAAATCCTATTTCACTGTTTCCCAAATACTGCATCTTCGTCGCTGGACAACCGgctcagtgattttttttttccggaacACATTGTACAGGAACATTTTATTTCTGTGGTTATTGACGGTTCACATTAATTGAAGCTAGCCACATAAAACGAATCTAGATTATCACTAACCATAAGTATTAATGCTGTTTTTACAGAAATTTGTAAGATGAAGTAAAAGTATCTTCCCGCTCTTAAATTATGAGCCAGCTTTTATGACTCATCCCATCCCACACCGGCAAGACTTTCTTTAGGCATAAGGAATTTGTTTTAACCATGACACTAGATGCTCCGCGCGTGTGCCCAGTTACAGGAGGTTGGACGTGGTGTTACACGCGGAACAAAAATCAAAACCAGGACGGCACGCACCCCACACCAACGATAAGGAGCATTTAAGCGTGCCATTTGTGGCCAATGCAATTGAGCATTTCATCAGCGCCGCCAAGCTGGAACCAATTCGAGGCTTGTAGGCATGAATCCAGCGACCTTGAGCTCGTGCTGGGGCCACCATCACAAAACTAAGCGTTCCGGGGAATCACCCCAAGGAGAAATCCTTGCGCAAgtgtggcggcggtggcggctggGAAAACCAGGaagcgcgcgctcgcgctcaaACCTACAGCTGCAAGCGTGGGATTCCCCGTCCTCACGAGCAGCATCAGAGCTGGATGCTCACCGAGCCGCAGTTCCCGGACGTATCCCCAGCCGGCAACTGTGCCGTTCTTGCCGGCGGCGTAGAGGCTCCTGTCGGAGGGCGACGGCAGGCAGGCCGGCACCGCGAATGCGCCCATAGGAATGTCCGAGGCGAGCCGCAGCAGGCCGATGTCGTTGCTGAGCCTCTTGGGCTGGCCGAACAGCGGATGCAGCAGCAGCTTCTCCGGCACCAGGTCCAGTGATGAGTGGCCCAGCTCCGCCTGGTACAAGTGGTACTCGCCCACGCGGACCCGCAAGTTCCGCAGGGTGGCCCTGCGATCGCGCCAAAGACCATCGTAGAACGTACCGCCTCCCTGATGTGCTTCTTGGCCTCGGACAAACAACAGGCATGGTGAGAATGAATATATGCATCCCATACTAAGGAATGTCAAAACCTGAACTAGGAATTCAAACCGCATAGAACGCTGCCTCTCGAAAACGTTGCAATCGGCATCGCGGTATTTACATTTTTCACTGAACAAAAGCTACAACACGCACTTTTTCTTGTTATGAATGCAGCTCATTTTAGTTCACAGCATGTTCATGTGGTCCCGTCGCAACATGTAAAGAAAGAAGGGGCGTTCGCTCCGGAATTTGCTGTGCGAGACATTTCTCTATTGTCGATACGCAACATGAAGCAACCGATCTTAGCTTCACAGTCAGTTCACACACACTTATATACACGCGAAAACTACTGGGTCGTTTGACTCTTTGGTTGTTAATCTCGCCTGCCATCTCAATTCACCGGAGCCTGTTCTTTCTAATTAGTTGTATGCGAAAATGACTGAATCCAAGTTAGCCCTAAGAATATAAACGACCGGTAGGAGTCACGAGCTTTGGCTCCTGAAGAGTCTTTGCTAGAGATATATGTGAGCACTGGTGACCCAGTTGAGTGCCTGCATCATGCAGGAAGAAATCCACGATTGAACAATTTCTGAAATTGAAGGCGCAGACCAGTGCATCGCCGTCCAATTGAAACGAAGCAAACCGTTGGTCATATGCCCATGTGCTTTACCTTTGTTGTTGCTTAGCGCTTCGTCTACATGGAGCAACCACGGATGCAGCAACAGTGGTGATTGCTGAGCGCTAAACATTCTGCTCGCGAATCATGACTAACAAACCTAACACTGATACACATCAGCGAAATGTGTACCATTGTAGCGTTGTTCCTTTGCAATACCAATTTGTTTTTAGCTGAAGTGATAATAATTACATATTAAAATgtatatatttttaaattttgttatTCTTCCAAGATTGCTGACACGTCAGTCAGCCCATGCATGGAAGCCGCTTATGAAAACATTTATAGCAGCTCGGAATGCACAATGCTCTATGTAGATTAGAATATGCTATAGCTCATTAAAATACGCTATACCTAGTCTGCTAAGTACACGCAAACAAGTTCGCTTGGCTCAGTAGTGCGGGAACGGGCTGCATGAAAACCATCAAGCTGCGTAACTTATTTCTCCTCACACAGGCCTCCGTGCAACGAAGCCAGAAGTTGTGTTTTTCGTATGAATGAACACTATATAGCCTCAAAGAGGGCACATTCTTATGTTTGTTTTTCGCAAGTACCTCATTCCGCGTTTCTGCTTTTGATAAGCTTAACGATAATCCTGCGAATGCATCCGCCCGCCATAACGGCTGAACGCGTATGCAGCTTTCAGCTTTTAAGTACGAGGTGGTCATTCCTAGGCGTGGCATCCATCCGCGTTTCGAGGTGGAAGGAAGGCAATAAACAATCGTGCACCCTGCTTTGGCTGCACGTTACGCGCTGGGGTGCACGTTCAAAAAAGAAATCTTCAGGCGGCCAAAATAATTTCGGACTTTTCTAATACGACGTCTCTCATAGCTCCTGGGTTGCGTCAGCCCCTGTGTTGCTGTGTTGTTTTTGGGCATAAATGAACAATGAAAAGAATATctaaagacaagaaaaagaaagaaagaaagatactaTATCGCGTATACATATATACGCGATATAgtatcctttctttttctagttaGCCTCACGGCAACATCATTAACTTCTACTGCCACTTCCTGCGTGCGAGATGGTGGTGCAGTTTAGGAGCACTGTGCATTGCTTGCCAATAGCTCCGTGCTTTTAAAATGCAGACTAAAAACAATTACAGTAGTATACTAGTAGATTCGATTTCTTTGAAAATTGCTAAGCACTTTGTGACGGTAGtggataaaaaaaattttttgtagGTCACGCTTTAATTCTTcactttatataacgcaagaaaagAATGCAAAAAGATGTTGCATACTACATGCCGTCATCTGATTCTTTCATAGACCGACCGCGTATCACTAGTTTTACAGCATAAAACAGCATAAACACAACAGCATACACCGTAAGAATAAGCAGTAGCCGCATACGCGCCATCGTTGACGAGGAGGCGGCGCTTGAAAACAGTACCCATCCGCGTGGAAAGAGACCGTgataaatagcaaaaaaaaaaaaaaaatcggctcaTTGCACGATGTGTTTCGTGACGAGATCCCCATCAAAGCCGCAGTCGCAATTGGCCTCGGAACCATTAAAGAAATCGAGGACGCCCGACAGCGTTTCACAGCCCGGATCTGGCAGTTCCAGCGAAAACAGATATTTGCGCCACTGCAAGAACATCAAAGgtttgccatatatatatatatatatatatatagcggtttATTTAAAGATAATCTTTAAAAGTCGCCTGCTGCAAATAGCACAGCTGTACTTTTTGAACTGCATTACTGgtagaggcgggcattacttccACGATAAGTGCATCATCGACCAGCTATGATAACGCTACTAATTAAGATTTTTACTGTTTATTacaaggcacatattgcaatttgcgaatcgGAGCTGGTGATTTCGTACGACACACACACTTGAAACGAACTCGGAGGGTCACTTCTGGCATATGCGTTCCAGATTTTACACAATGATTTTACACACAGAGTTCTAAAAGAAAATGCTGTTTTAAAACAATAAAGCTCCTGGCTGGTCTATTGTTCTTcggattttttttcctcttctaatGCAGCATAAATTTAGAATTGTTATAAACACTACGCTGACTTGGAGGTTATTGTTCGCACCGGGAAGCGTGTTCAGATAGACGAGGTTCccaattctttatttttctttttcggtttACATTCCAGATATGTTATTGCTATCAGGTAGAGCATATCTATTGTTTTAGACATCTATAGTATATTTCTCTGGCATGACGTAACGTTCTTAATTTGGTACCGCAATAAAGACCGTTCTCCTCGTGAACCACCAATACAACGATAATACACTCAATTTGAACATTTCATTTTGGTGTGATTGCCTTAGTTAAATAATTCTGACATATCGTTTCTTGTTTGAGAAATATTATTGGAGcactctaaataaaaaaaataactaagTTGAGTTTTTTTATTAGTTTCTAGGGCATTACGCAACCAGGAGAAAATTCGGTGGGTGCATAGTGTACATTTCTTATGAGTGCATTTTTCTGGTCATCTGAAAGTACCATTGAAGAAAGCTTTCATGCAGATAACTTACCTTTGGAGACAATGCGCAGCTGTAAGTATCCATCGCTTTCCAATAATTGTGCCACCGCATTCATGTTGCCCGTTTATTCTCAGCGATACCTGCAAAACACGTAATCACTCAATTAACCGGTGAGCAAGTCAGTAAACCAGTCATAGCGATGTCGAGAACAAGAAAACTACTTGTGAATAAATGACGAAGGGCATTTTTGACCTTGCTTGATGTACcctctgttttgtttttctatctttttttttttacagtgaggCATAAAGTCTGGGTAACAGCAGTCTTAAAAGAACAATCGCCACAAAATAACAAACGAGAGAATGGACTCAACTCATAAATTATGAATGCCAATGCCCAGTTGTAGCTACCGAAGGTTTCGCATAAAATAAGAGCATATAATATTGTACGCCT
Coding sequences within it:
- the LOC140218611 gene encoding serine protease 27-like, which encodes MGAFAVPACLPSPSDRSLYAAGKNGTVAGWGYVRELRLDSFKDESLSAYMTDVLQKVEVQLMSNGQCNGLYSEAKKSIRVSREQLCAGHKEGKKDACTGDSGGPLMVLANNTYVAIGVVSGGIGCARPLLPGLYTRITSYMSWIMSHLRSSR